In Naumovozyma dairenensis CBS 421 chromosome 2, complete genome, the following are encoded in one genomic region:
- the HFL1 gene encoding Hfl1p (similar to Saccharomyces cerevisiae YKR051W; ancestral locus Anc_1.220) — MLPVDTVLPSWWQNLCYIATVLAILISANSICRQFLNYRRPSEQRLNIRIQLLVPIFSLTCLIATLRPILAQLLLDPIREIYEAFVIYTFFSLLILILGGERRIITEICINDNHPPIRHPIPILGHFFPTIDLSDPSDFLLVKRGILQYVWFKPLYCICVILSEALSMKKSQFGLLIIYNVSVTLSLYSLALFWRCLYQELKPHNPWSKFLCVKLIIFASYWQNMIIQTIAILGKLENDSIAPYLYQNGLLCIEMVGFAIFHSVAFPWQVYSSKTLPMAARMNTLYALRDCFGGGDLKWDFKQTLLAGPTYYNFKNFDSTAESRLVARTNMTSRMHRINEGVRFTNNGEDRYWMHYGAIGVPANSNCNNSNVDRQVAHQNESVNTNIGSTIFNEEIDDWDDTVAGQGYITDDPNYPVTWDPNGYKYGNNISRIRADIRHCSANV, encoded by the coding sequence ATGTTACCAGTTGATACGGTCTTACCTTCATGGTGGCAAAATTTATGTTACATTGCCACGGTATTGGCTATTCTTATATCTGCCAATTCAATATGTAGACAGTTCCTTAATTACAGAAGACCCTCCGAACAACGATTAAATATCAGAATACAACTGCTAGTACCGATATTTTCGTTAACATGTCTAATAGCAACACTCCGTCCAATTCTTGCTCAACTTCTCCTGGATCCGATCAGAGAAATATATGAAGCATTTGTCATTTAcacatttttttcattactCATACTGATTTTAGGTGGCGAAAGAAGGATTATCACAGAAATATGTATAAATGATAATCATCCCCCAATAAGGCATCCAATTCCGATATTAGGGCACTTTTTTCCTACGATTGATTTATCGGATCCATCTGACTTTCTGCTGGTAAAAAGAGGAATATTACAATATGTCTGGTTCAAGCCACTTTATTGCATATGCGTAATACTAAGTGAAGCGTtatcaatgaaaaaatcaCAATTTggtttattaataatttataatgTATCAGTTACTTTGTCCCTGTATAGTTTGGCATTATTTTGGAGGTGCCTCTACCAAGAATTAAAACCTCATAATCCATGGAGTAAATTTTTATGTGTGAAGCTGATAATTTTCGCATCCTATTGGCAAAATATGATCATTCAAACCATTGCTATATTAGGTAAATTAGAAAACGATTCCATTGCTCCTTATCTATACCAAAATGGATTATTATGTATAGAAATGGTTGGATTCGCAATTTTCCATTCTGTTGCATTTCCATGGCAAGTATATTCCTCTAAAACATTACCGATGGCGGCAAGAATGAATACTTTGTACGCCTTACGAGACTGCTTCGGTGGGGGTGATCTGAAATGGGATTTTAAACAAACCTTGTTGGCTGGTCCAActtattataattttaaaaattttgattCAACCGCAGAGAGTAGGTTAGTTGCAAGAACCAATATGACATCTAGAATGCATAGAATAAATGAAGGTGTTAGGTTTACTAATAATGGCGAAGACCGATATTGGATGCATTACGGTGCTATTGGTGTACCCGCTAATTCAAATTGCAATAATAGCAACGTTGATAGACAAGTTGCCCACCAAAATGAAAGCGTAAATACAAACATCGGTTCTACCAtttttaatgaagaaatcgATGATTGGGATGATACAGTTGCAGGACAAGGGTATATCACAGATGATCCGAACTATCCAGTTACATGGGATCCCAATGGGTACAAATATGGGAACAATATAAGTAGAATACGTGCTGACATACGGCATTGTAGTGCAAACGTTTAA
- the MRS4 gene encoding Fe(2+) transporter (similar to Saccharomyces cerevisiae MRS3 (YJL133W) and MRS4 (YKR052C); ancestral locus Anc_1.219) — MNTSEIQIAEEIDYEALPSNAPLTHQLLAGAFAGIMEHSVMFPIDALKTRIQSTSLKPTSSNILSQLSKISSAEGSLALWKGVQSVILGAGPAHAVYFATYEYAKSHLIDEKDIQTHQPLKTALSGTCATIAADALMNPFDTIKQRMQLNTNSTVWNVSKQIYKNEGFSAFYYSYPTTLAMNIPFAAFNFMIYESASKFFNPVNTYNPLIHCLCGGLSGATCAAITTPLDCVKTVLQVRGSETVSLDVMKQADTFKKAASAILEVHGWKGFWRGLKPRVIANMPATAISWTAYECAKHFLISV, encoded by the coding sequence ATGAATACCTCAGAAATCCAAATAGCAGAAGAAATCGACTATGAAGCATTACCATCCAATGCTCCTTTAACGCACCAACTGTTAGCTGGTGCTTTTGCTGGAATAATGGAACACTCAGTCATGTTTCCAATAGATGCTTTAAAGACACGAATACAATCAACCTCATTAAAGCCAACATCATCTAATATTCTCTCCCAATTATCCAAAATATCTTCCGCTGAAGGTTCCCTTGCATTATGGAAGGGTGTCCAATCTGTCATACTGGGTGCAGGACCTGCACATGCTGTATATTTCGCTACTTACGAATATGCTAAATCGCATCTAATTGACGAGAAAGATATCCAAACACATCAACCTTTGAAAACTGCATTGAGTGGTACATGTGCTACAATAGCAGCAGATGCATTAATGAATCCATTTGATACAATTAAACAAAGAATGCAATTGAATACAAATTCCACAGTTTGGAACGTTAgtaaacaaatatataagaatGAAGGGTTTTCTGCATTCTATTATTCATATCCAACCACTTTAGCAATGAACATCCCATTTGCAGCATTCAATTTCATGATATATGAATCAGCAAGTAAGTTTTTCAATCCTGTAAATACATACAATCCGTTAATTCATTGTCTATGTGGTGGATTAAGTGGTGCCACGTGTGCCGCCATAACAACTCCATTAGACTGTGTTAAAACTGTCTTACAAGTTCGAGGTTCTGAAACCGTGTCATTGGATGTAATGAAACAAGCTGATACTTTTAAGAAGGCTGCTAGCGCTATTCTTGAAGTGCATGGTTGGAAGGGGTTTTGGCGTGGGTTGAAACCAAGAGTGATCGCTAACATGCCTGCTACTGCTATTTCATGGACTGCATATGAATGTGCCAAACACTTCTTAATCTCGGTATAG